A genome region from Labilibaculum antarcticum includes the following:
- a CDS encoding M28 family metallopeptidase: protein MRLIIFILFISVSNFSLLNAQDSLALHYSKSLSTSRIQNDVVVLASDNMEGRDTGSKGQKLAAKYIHQQFLNAHLINPSGTKDSLEYFQNFSVYKQEQSGAEIKNLDKEFKNYEDILISGFTNYSNDSMDLVFLGTAPDTSYTNKDYSNKAVLFLSSNLYAAAIKSNDIVIASKAKLVLFCNPNQNNQYKGLLNKRKAISPRGMKLKSEINGKSNPFDSISSNQSFTKYKSRMNTFQGAISNSVASALLQIKPKRLKQILATNQVNQSEQANRKFAFNFSLKYKEVSTENVFAFLPGTDKKEEVLVISAHYDHIGKKDGEIFNGANDNASGTASIIEIARKFQEASDNGHKTKRSIVFVAFTGEEKGLYGSKYFTDNPPVPLSKIVGNLNLDMLGRYDQFHDTTDYIYLLGANHLKPKLKVISDSINQISTKLQLDYKYDTPDNFLYRASDQASFVKHGIPAIFYFNGLHKDYHQASDTAEKIDFQAIKRVSELVFLTAWELANEN from the coding sequence ATGCGATTAATAATCTTTATCCTTTTTATATCAGTAAGTAATTTTTCTCTTTTAAATGCTCAAGACAGCCTTGCTCTGCACTATTCCAAATCACTTTCGACAAGTCGTATACAAAACGATGTTGTAGTACTAGCCTCGGATAATATGGAAGGAAGAGACACCGGTAGTAAAGGGCAAAAGCTTGCAGCTAAATATATTCATCAACAATTTCTAAATGCGCATTTAATTAATCCTTCAGGCACTAAAGACAGTCTAGAATACTTTCAGAATTTCTCAGTTTACAAACAAGAACAGTCTGGGGCGGAAATCAAAAACTTGGATAAAGAATTTAAAAATTACGAAGACATTCTTATTTCAGGATTCACGAATTATTCAAACGATAGTATGGATCTCGTTTTTTTAGGAACTGCCCCTGACACAAGCTATACCAACAAAGATTACTCCAATAAAGCAGTTCTTTTTCTAAGCTCTAATCTGTATGCTGCAGCCATAAAATCAAATGATATTGTGATTGCTTCCAAAGCCAAATTGGTTCTGTTTTGCAATCCAAATCAAAACAATCAATACAAGGGATTACTGAACAAGAGAAAAGCAATATCTCCTAGAGGAATGAAGCTTAAATCGGAAATTAATGGTAAATCTAATCCTTTTGATTCCATAAGTTCGAACCAATCTTTTACCAAATACAAAAGCAGAATGAACACCTTTCAAGGAGCAATCTCAAATTCTGTTGCCAGTGCACTTCTTCAAATTAAACCAAAAAGATTAAAACAAATATTAGCGACTAATCAGGTAAACCAAAGCGAACAAGCAAATCGAAAGTTTGCTTTTAATTTCAGCTTAAAATACAAGGAAGTAAGTACTGAGAATGTGTTCGCCTTTTTGCCGGGAACCGATAAAAAGGAAGAAGTTTTAGTTATTTCTGCTCATTACGATCATATTGGAAAAAAAGATGGTGAAATATTCAATGGAGCGAATGATAATGCTTCAGGAACTGCGTCAATCATAGAGATTGCACGAAAATTTCAGGAAGCAAGTGATAATGGACATAAAACAAAAAGAAGTATTGTATTTGTTGCATTTACCGGCGAAGAAAAAGGTTTGTACGGATCAAAATATTTTACTGACAACCCACCGGTGCCTTTATCGAAAATTGTTGGGAATTTAAATTTGGATATGCTGGGCCGATACGACCAATTTCATGATACCACAGATTATATTTACTTGCTGGGAGCCAATCATCTTAAGCCCAAATTGAAAGTCATATCCGATAGTATAAATCAGATCAGCACAAAATTACAGCTTGATTACAAATACGATACGCCTGATAATTTTCTGTATCGAGCTTCAGATCAAGCATCCTTTGTAAAACATGGGATTCCCGCTATTTTTTATTTTAACGGCTTACACAAAGACTATCACCAAGCAAGCGACACAGCCGAAAAGATAGATTTTCAGGCCATAAAACGAGTATCTGAACTTGTATTTTTAACTGCGTGGGAACTCGCAAACGAAAATTAG
- a CDS encoding protein-L-isoaspartate(D-aspartate) O-methyltransferase yields MKVFSLLLLLIFSFGEFSEVANLQEMEFEKLRINMVIDQIMKRGVDDPLVIRAMEKVERHLFVPASLQSFAYQDRPLPIGEGQTISQPYIVAYMSQLLNLNSKSKVLEIGTGSGYQAAILGEICAEVYSIEIVESLQRRAAFVLDSLKYENVKTFCRDGYLGMEDQAPFDGIIVTCSPTEIPEALIAQLAEGGRLVIPVGEKNVKKLVLLKKQNGKISKQNVLPVRFVPMVDEKGKSY; encoded by the coding sequence ATGAAAGTCTTCAGTCTTTTACTCTTATTGATATTTTCATTTGGAGAATTTAGTGAAGTTGCTAATCTGCAGGAGATGGAATTTGAGAAACTTCGGATAAATATGGTCATCGATCAGATAATGAAAAGAGGAGTGGATGATCCTCTTGTTATTCGTGCCATGGAAAAAGTGGAAAGGCATCTGTTTGTTCCGGCTAGTTTACAGAGTTTTGCTTATCAGGATCGCCCTTTACCTATTGGGGAAGGACAAACCATTTCACAACCCTATATTGTTGCTTATATGAGTCAGTTGCTCAATTTGAATTCGAAAAGCAAGGTTTTGGAAATAGGCACAGGCTCTGGGTATCAGGCGGCTATTCTGGGAGAGATTTGTGCTGAAGTTTATTCCATCGAAATTGTTGAATCATTGCAGAGAAGGGCGGCTTTTGTTCTGGACTCCTTAAAATATGAAAATGTAAAAACCTTTTGCCGAGATGGTTATTTGGGTATGGAAGATCAGGCTCCCTTTGATGGAATTATCGTGACTTGTTCTCCGACAGAAATTCCCGAAGCCTTAATTGCTCAACTGGCAGAAGGAGGCCGGTTGGTAATTCCTGTGGGAGAGAAGAATGTTAAAAAGTTAGTTCTTCTAAAGAAACAAAATGGGAAAATCAGCAAACAGAATGTACTTCCCGTTCGATTTGTTCCAATGGTTGATGAAAAAGGGAAGTCCTATTAA
- a CDS encoding DUF302 domain-containing protein, which translates to MSYFIRLSTNFKFDDAIDRMTKALQTEGFGILTDIDVKATLKEKLDVDFKKYRILGACNPSFAYKAFQVEDQIGIMMPCNVTVIEQDNGHVDISIMDPTAAFNVIENEELQPFAVELKNRLERCLTYLEEE; encoded by the coding sequence ATGAGTTATTTTATCCGTCTAAGTACGAATTTTAAATTCGACGATGCCATCGACCGTATGACCAAAGCTCTTCAAACCGAAGGGTTTGGAATATTAACCGATATTGATGTAAAAGCTACTTTGAAAGAAAAACTTGACGTAGATTTTAAAAAGTATCGAATTTTAGGTGCATGCAACCCTTCTTTTGCCTACAAAGCGTTTCAGGTTGAGGATCAAATTGGTATCATGATGCCATGTAATGTAACTGTAATTGAACAAGATAATGGTCATGTGGATATTTCTATAATGGATCCGACGGCTGCTTTTAATGTAATAGAAAACGAAGAATTACAGCCATTTGCTGTCGAATTAAAAAATAGACTGGAACGTTGCCTAACTTATTTGGAAGAAGAATAA
- a CDS encoding TonB-dependent receptor plug domain-containing protein, with translation MELINNFDLYELSHTIGWTLVHSLWQAMVIGGLIWLLFRFISKDNARIRYAFSGLGLILICVASAITFYRYIPSNTSIAVSDIAAQIKTIGFVQQEESFFARLWIQLQAQLENTFPYLVNIWMIGMLFLSINLILKYIQTLKLKKHLTYPLRSKYMAIANRLVLKYNLKQNILFKESGLLDIPSVIGYFKPIVLLPVSMLSGIPENQLEIIIAHELAHIRRHDYLLQFIQGIIELVFFYHPVVWWLSSVVNAEREHICDDLAVTVCGESLPLIKALNNMEAIRKKQYEMVLGFSGKKGKVLNRIKRILRPKASTNPRRERFMLSGVFTLLFAGLFLISNFAISGNTDSQKAFYSKINILDKTTNQAEKSIQMEALPIDLVNANSKNDQKKKNKNQTEVVAAETELEEVTEVEEAAEVEEMELLEMPPMPPLPAALDMPFNSFDAPEFNFPKDSVKSDKWVKMKADEIIKEQLKEMKSAEREMKDMKIDLDVDQMRKELQEGLKDLDFNSVDFQDEMKEQQIEIDKQLKELTDGNFAKKQELQKMELENHLKEIELTTELNKKEKDQLKSELKETVERMNSKEFQDQLKKQLEDAKESLKQHKAKFESGEFENRMKEQRENIEQELKKIESPEFQEKINRQIKESKTRIQEHIQKVNSDEYRHELEESIRKSPETRKGLPQSHSSISDPDKQPLIILDGEKITRTQMEQISPNEIESISVLKDASASKLYGKEAKNGVIVITSKSNDQKKNSTSKLNLGDLNNSPLYFLDGEKIYREEMDQIKPESIESMNVIKGEQAIKKYGKKGTNGVIEITSKIQSSKNAPVVKIKGASINNPLYIVDGKKISAKKANKINPDDIESMDVLKGENAIKKYGEEAKNGVIVITLKTKFSSINSSVKFLGNTNKDEPLYIINGEKISAEEMNKIDANNIDYITVLKDEKATNQYGKEAKNGAVVIRLKE, from the coding sequence ATGGAACTGATAAATAATTTCGATTTATATGAATTAAGCCATACGATTGGCTGGACTCTGGTGCATTCCTTATGGCAAGCGATGGTAATTGGAGGTCTTATTTGGCTGTTATTCCGATTTATCTCAAAAGACAATGCAAGAATACGTTATGCCTTTTCAGGCTTAGGACTGATACTAATATGTGTTGCCTCGGCAATAACATTTTACCGTTATATTCCTTCCAATACAAGCATAGCTGTAAGCGATATTGCAGCTCAAATAAAAACAATTGGATTCGTTCAGCAGGAAGAAAGCTTCTTTGCCAGACTATGGATTCAATTACAAGCTCAATTGGAAAATACATTCCCCTATCTGGTTAATATATGGATGATTGGAATGCTCTTTCTTTCCATAAACTTGATTTTAAAATACATTCAAACCCTAAAATTAAAAAAGCACCTAACCTATCCTTTGCGATCTAAGTATATGGCCATTGCCAATCGGTTGGTGTTAAAATACAATCTGAAGCAAAACATTCTTTTTAAGGAATCGGGTCTACTCGACATTCCTTCTGTAATTGGATATTTTAAACCAATTGTACTTCTTCCGGTTTCCATGCTAAGCGGAATCCCCGAAAATCAATTGGAAATTATCATAGCACATGAATTGGCACATATTCGCAGACACGATTATTTGCTGCAATTCATTCAAGGCATTATTGAATTAGTATTCTTTTATCATCCTGTTGTTTGGTGGCTATCTTCTGTGGTAAATGCCGAAAGAGAGCACATTTGTGACGATCTGGCGGTTACGGTTTGTGGTGAATCCTTACCTTTAATTAAAGCATTAAATAATATGGAAGCAATCAGAAAAAAACAGTATGAAATGGTGTTGGGATTCTCTGGTAAAAAGGGAAAAGTTTTGAATCGGATTAAACGTATTCTTAGACCTAAAGCCTCAACCAATCCAAGAAGAGAACGATTTATGCTTAGCGGCGTATTTACGCTCCTGTTCGCAGGTTTGTTCCTGATTTCGAATTTTGCAATTTCAGGGAATACAGATTCTCAGAAAGCATTCTATTCGAAAATCAACATCCTTGACAAAACAACAAATCAAGCTGAGAAGTCCATTCAGATGGAAGCCCTTCCTATTGATTTGGTGAATGCCAACTCAAAAAATGATCAGAAAAAAAAGAACAAAAACCAAACAGAAGTAGTTGCAGCTGAAACTGAGCTTGAAGAAGTCACAGAAGTGGAAGAAGCAGCAGAGGTAGAAGAAATGGAACTATTGGAAATGCCACCTATGCCTCCACTACCTGCAGCCTTAGACATGCCTTTTAATTCTTTTGATGCTCCTGAATTTAATTTCCCAAAAGATTCTGTAAAATCAGACAAATGGGTGAAAATGAAGGCCGATGAGATCATAAAAGAGCAGTTGAAAGAAATGAAGTCGGCAGAAAGAGAAATGAAGGACATGAAAATTGACCTTGATGTTGACCAAATGCGAAAAGAACTTCAGGAAGGATTAAAAGATCTTGATTTTAATTCTGTTGATTTTCAGGATGAGATGAAAGAACAGCAAATTGAAATCGACAAACAATTAAAAGAATTAACCGATGGGAATTTCGCCAAGAAACAAGAATTACAGAAAATGGAACTTGAAAATCACTTGAAGGAAATAGAGTTGACTACTGAATTAAATAAGAAGGAAAAAGACCAACTTAAGTCTGAACTCAAGGAAACCGTTGAACGAATGAATTCAAAGGAGTTTCAAGATCAACTTAAAAAACAGCTTGAAGACGCTAAAGAATCTCTTAAACAACACAAGGCGAAATTCGAATCAGGAGAATTTGAAAATAGAATGAAGGAACAGCGTGAGAACATTGAACAAGAATTGAAAAAAATTGAGTCTCCGGAGTTTCAGGAAAAAATAAATCGGCAAATTAAAGAAAGTAAGACAAGAATTCAGGAACATATTCAGAAAGTTAATTCTGATGAATATCGCCATGAATTGGAAGAAAGTATAAGAAAATCACCCGAAACCAGAAAAGGTTTACCACAAAGCCATTCCAGCATTAGCGATCCAGATAAACAACCGCTTATAATTTTAGATGGGGAAAAAATCACTCGTACGCAAATGGAACAGATTTCACCAAACGAAATTGAATCAATTAGTGTTCTTAAAGATGCCTCTGCAAGTAAATTATATGGGAAAGAAGCCAAAAATGGAGTTATTGTAATCACCAGTAAATCGAATGATCAAAAAAAGAATTCCACTAGCAAGCTTAATTTAGGAGATCTGAATAATTCACCTTTATATTTTCTTGATGGGGAAAAAATTTATCGTGAAGAAATGGATCAAATAAAACCAGAATCGATTGAGTCGATGAATGTTATTAAAGGTGAACAGGCCATTAAAAAGTACGGTAAAAAAGGTACAAATGGTGTTATTGAAATCACCAGTAAAATTCAAAGTTCAAAAAATGCACCTGTTGTGAAAATTAAGGGAGCATCAATCAATAATCCACTTTACATTGTTGATGGGAAAAAGATATCTGCAAAAAAAGCAAACAAGATAAACCCCGACGATATTGAAAGTATGGATGTGCTAAAAGGTGAAAATGCAATTAAAAAGTATGGTGAAGAAGCTAAAAATGGGGTTATTGTAATTACTCTTAAAACCAAATTTTCAAGCATAAACTCGTCTGTCAAATTCCTAGGGAATACAAATAAGGATGAACCTCTTTATATTATAAATGGTGAAAAAATATCAGCTGAGGAAATGAATAAGATTGACGCTAATAATATCGATTACATTACGGTATTAAAAGATGAAAAAGCGACAAATCAGTATGGGAAAGAAGCCAAAAATGGCGCCGTGGTCATTCGATTAAAAGAATAG
- a CDS encoding BlaI/MecI/CopY family transcriptional regulator: MPQKSKPTAAELEILQVLWTYGPSNVRFVNDKLKSERNVGYTTTLKLMQIMTEKGILERNMNSRTHIYKAIVEEKETKNQLIDKFISTLFGGSTSGMVLQALGNQKCSTKELNEIKKLINNIENPDQNGTDK, from the coding sequence ATGCCACAGAAGAGTAAGCCAACCGCAGCAGAATTAGAAATATTACAAGTCCTTTGGACGTACGGTCCATCGAATGTTCGATTTGTAAATGACAAATTAAAGTCGGAAAGAAATGTAGGTTACACTACCACTCTTAAGCTAATGCAAATAATGACTGAGAAAGGGATACTTGAACGTAATATGAATTCAAGAACCCATATTTATAAGGCCATTGTGGAAGAAAAAGAAACTAAAAATCAGCTAATCGATAAATTTATTTCCACGTTATTTGGTGGATCAACCTCCGGAATGGTTCTGCAGGCTTTGGGCAATCAAAAATGCTCAACTAAGGAACTAAATGAAATTAAAAAGCTAATTAATAACATCGAAAATCCGGATCAAAATGGAACTGATAAATAA
- a CDS encoding aminoacyl-tRNA deacylase — translation MPIRKLKEFLDERHIKYVTIRHSSAYTAQQIAASAHIPGKMLAKTVMIRVDGRMCMAVLPASYLIDFDLLKKMLGCKKVELAHEQDFKDIFPQCEVGAMPPFGNLYGLEVYVAESLIEDDDIVFNAGTHTELIMLSYEDFHNLVEPITLKFTHKSYA, via the coding sequence ATGCCTATTCGTAAATTGAAAGAGTTTTTAGATGAGAGACATATTAAATATGTAACGATTCGTCATTCGTCAGCCTACACCGCTCAGCAAATTGCAGCATCGGCCCACATTCCTGGTAAAATGCTCGCCAAAACAGTTATGATTAGAGTAGATGGAAGGATGTGCATGGCTGTATTGCCTGCATCTTATTTGATTGACTTTGATTTATTAAAAAAAATGCTGGGATGTAAAAAAGTAGAGTTGGCGCATGAGCAAGATTTTAAAGATATATTTCCACAATGTGAAGTGGGAGCCATGCCTCCATTTGGTAATTTATACGGTCTGGAGGTTTATGTGGCTGAAAGTTTAATTGAAGATGATGATATCGTATTCAATGCAGGGACTCATACCGAGCTTATCATGCTTTCTTATGAGGATTTCCATAATTTGGTTGAACCTATTACATTGAAGTTTACACATAAAAGTTATGCTTAA
- a CDS encoding N-acetylmuramoyl-L-alanine amidase family protein, translating to MLRYILISIAVLLINSTLIFAQGNYEWSSAKNGEGFNSFLLRNNVSPDKDLAKFKEVNKGRFTKNGDLIAGEKYEIPSRFRLLQASILGKDHQNVEQVDNSMSGAVLYLVAGHGGPDPGAVGTISGKKIAEDEYAYDIVLRMGEELLSRGAKVHFIIKDPNDGIRDDAYLKPDHDERCYPSQKIPRKHTRRLKQRAAAINILARNEKKTTYQRLVILHLDSRSKGNSTDVYFYHHSASKEGKILALSLQQKMKDKYAKFQPNRGYNGTIGTRRLYMLQTTTPPSVFIELGNINNKKDQLRFLKSENRQALAIWLCEGIKENYLKIKKK from the coding sequence ATGCTCCGATACATACTCATCTCTATTGCTGTTTTACTAATAAATTCAACTCTTATATTCGCTCAGGGAAATTACGAATGGAGTTCTGCGAAAAATGGTGAAGGCTTCAACTCCTTTCTTTTGCGTAACAATGTTTCTCCAGACAAGGATTTAGCAAAATTCAAAGAAGTAAATAAAGGCAGGTTTACCAAAAATGGTGATTTAATTGCAGGTGAAAAATACGAAATACCTTCGCGTTTCAGACTACTTCAAGCTTCCATTTTAGGCAAAGATCATCAAAACGTAGAACAAGTTGATAATTCAATGAGTGGTGCCGTTTTATACTTGGTGGCCGGACATGGTGGACCGGATCCAGGTGCAGTAGGCACAATTTCGGGTAAAAAAATAGCAGAAGACGAATATGCCTATGACATTGTACTTCGAATGGGTGAAGAGCTCCTTTCTCGTGGAGCAAAAGTGCATTTTATTATAAAAGACCCTAATGATGGAATTCGAGATGACGCTTACCTTAAACCAGATCATGACGAACGTTGCTATCCTTCACAGAAAATACCCCGAAAACATACTCGCCGATTAAAACAAAGAGCTGCTGCAATAAATATTTTAGCCCGTAACGAGAAAAAAACAACTTACCAACGTTTAGTTATCCTCCATCTCGACTCAAGAAGTAAAGGAAACAGCACCGATGTATATTTCTATCATCATTCAGCAAGCAAAGAAGGCAAAATTTTAGCTCTAAGCTTACAGCAAAAAATGAAAGATAAATATGCAAAATTCCAGCCTAATCGCGGATACAATGGGACTATTGGCACAAGAAGATTATACATGTTGCAAACTACAACACCTCCTTCTGTATTTATTGAATTAGGGAATATCAATAACAAAAAAGATCAGTTGCGATTTCTAAAATCAGAAAACAGACAAGCCTTAGCGATATGGTTATGCGAAGGAATAAAAGAAAACTATCTAAAAATTAAAAAGAAGTAA
- a CDS encoding DUF4249 domain-containing protein — translation MKYRLLFLNICILFLHISCEEELQVPIPDEEPKLVINALIGVDSLLRVHVSKSSGFQNKNANSPLTTANVEISQNNQKLGYLIHESNGWYSLNSNVLAANNSYQIEVSHPDLETAKSETEVVEKVAISNLNYQVKEENKIEFTIQFQDKKLQENYYMILLKAIDGNTISTIDYYSDDIIFNGNLAENSLGIQQNMLRGSRTFTDENLDGNNISIYVYNGLFDSSDLFQEYKIELYHITSDYFKYERSITSYHNRDDLPFFNKVNLHSNVTGGYGIFTAYAIDSKTINNE, via the coding sequence ATGAAATACCGATTACTTTTTCTCAATATCTGCATCCTTTTCCTTCATATCTCCTGTGAAGAAGAATTGCAGGTTCCTATACCGGATGAAGAACCTAAATTGGTGATTAATGCACTAATAGGAGTCGATAGTTTACTCAGGGTTCATGTAAGTAAGAGTTCGGGGTTTCAAAATAAAAATGCGAACTCCCCTTTAACTACTGCCAATGTTGAGATAAGCCAAAACAATCAGAAATTAGGCTATCTGATACATGAAAGCAATGGCTGGTACTCCTTGAATTCAAATGTATTGGCAGCAAATAACTCCTATCAGATTGAAGTTTCCCATCCCGATTTAGAAACAGCTAAATCTGAAACTGAAGTAGTGGAGAAAGTAGCAATATCAAATCTAAACTATCAAGTTAAAGAAGAAAATAAAATAGAATTTACCATTCAATTTCAGGATAAAAAATTGCAGGAAAATTATTATATGATTTTACTGAAAGCAATTGATGGCAACACAATATCCACAATTGATTATTATAGCGATGACATTATTTTCAATGGTAATTTAGCAGAAAACTCCCTTGGTATTCAGCAAAATATGCTTCGTGGTAGTCGTACATTCACCGATGAGAATTTAGATGGTAACAACATTAGTATATACGTTTACAATGGGTTATTTGATAGTTCAGACCTGTTTCAAGAATATAAAATAGAACTGTACCACATTACATCAGATTACTTTAAGTATGAACGTTCAATAACTTCCTATCACAACCGTGATGATTTACCTTTTTTCAACAAAGTAAATCTTCATTCCAATGTAACTGGGGGCTATGGGATTTTCACCGCATACGCTATTGATTCAAAAACAATTAATAATGAGTAA
- a CDS encoding TonB-dependent receptor, producing MRKFLILFSFLLLSSSVFCQESVLSKQLEFENVAYPLHELLNEISSQTGVEFSYTSELNTNQYIKLPSLKGSLKYFLNEIIDTKAFKIINRDNKIFLVGIPPSERKYSISGFVTDSETGESLINASIVNLEDYTGTISNNFGFYSFTLNQKAHQLQISYVGYQNIIIDLNPKQDTSINISLQPNSILNEIKVLADQKSNNINHQFVSTSSLTSESFSNSGILGENDLFQNLVQFPGVQTSNEGLGGFIVRNGSPSQNLILLDDVPVYYSSHLLGLFSVFNPDAINHVKLIKGGFPAHYGGRVSSVLDIRMKDGNSKKLGGDFSIGLLTAKFNLHGPIKKDKTTFNLSVRRSYLDLLVNGILDLADSDINAGYYFGDLNFKLTHKFSQRDKIFFSTYWGGDLIKVKNTEERTATSKEKTENKVGWGNFTNSLRWNHVYSNHLFANTSLILSRYTFLVKDKRSTQNEDESFKENYNYQFRSGIRDFSLKTEFDWIPDAKHYLKFGMETSLHHTKPGSELYRNNDQDEQNTSNDQIISSKEIILFGECQIQFGKKFLVNIGSRWSSFIVEGTYYSTLEPRFSTQYHLNPKWTLTGSFSQMTQYLHLVTTSSLSLPTDLWLPVTSKIKPIDSFQYTGGTNYSISKSVKFSAEYYHKLSRNVLEFSDASFFQNVGADWEKMVVAGKSWSKGLEFNLSKTNGKTTGNMAYTLSKSHVKYPEINSGKTFASPYDRRHDFSVLFNQKLSKKVDFSIAWVYGSGLPATLSSTNVNAVSPYSPGSISSVPIFSHRNGFRLPDYHRMDFSINFRKFKKHGIRTWNLSINNVYNRKNANYVSISENQNEFGSTTYSLKQISLFSFLPSVSYSYKF from the coding sequence ATGAGAAAATTTTTGATTCTATTTTCTTTCCTTCTCCTCTCCTCTTCAGTTTTCTGTCAGGAATCGGTCTTGTCTAAACAATTAGAATTTGAGAATGTTGCTTATCCTTTGCATGAGTTATTGAACGAAATAAGTTCACAAACTGGTGTTGAATTTAGCTACACCAGCGAATTAAATACAAATCAATACATAAAACTCCCCTCTTTAAAGGGAAGTTTAAAATACTTTCTTAACGAGATTATTGATACAAAAGCATTTAAAATCATCAATAGGGACAATAAAATATTTTTAGTTGGAATTCCTCCATCAGAACGAAAATACAGCATTAGTGGATTCGTAACCGATTCTGAAACAGGGGAATCTCTTATTAATGCGAGTATTGTCAATTTAGAAGATTACACCGGAACAATTAGCAATAACTTTGGGTTTTACAGCTTTACACTCAATCAAAAAGCCCATCAACTGCAAATTTCCTATGTGGGCTATCAGAATATTATCATTGATCTAAACCCAAAACAAGATACCAGCATTAATATCTCACTACAGCCTAATTCTATTCTTAATGAGATTAAAGTGCTTGCCGATCAAAAGAGCAATAACATCAATCATCAATTTGTAAGTACCAGTTCGCTAACCTCCGAAAGCTTTAGCAATTCAGGTATTTTAGGAGAAAATGATCTATTTCAGAATTTAGTTCAATTTCCCGGAGTTCAGACCTCCAACGAAGGTCTTGGAGGATTTATCGTTCGAAATGGTTCCCCTTCTCAAAATTTAATTCTTCTCGATGATGTTCCCGTTTACTATTCCTCTCATTTACTGGGTTTATTCTCTGTATTTAATCCCGATGCAATCAACCACGTAAAATTGATAAAAGGTGGATTTCCGGCACATTACGGAGGCCGAGTCTCCTCGGTTCTTGACATTAGAATGAAAGATGGGAATTCAAAAAAATTAGGTGGCGATTTTAGTATTGGTTTGCTGACTGCGAAGTTTAACTTGCACGGTCCAATTAAAAAGGACAAAACAACATTTAATCTTTCCGTTCGTCGCTCCTATCTCGATTTGCTGGTAAATGGTATTTTGGATTTAGCCGATAGTGATATAAACGCCGGATACTATTTCGGTGATTTAAATTTTAAACTCACGCATAAATTTTCTCAGCGCGATAAGATTTTCTTCAGCACTTATTGGGGTGGCGATTTAATTAAGGTGAAAAATACGGAAGAACGAACAGCCACATCAAAAGAGAAGACTGAAAATAAGGTTGGATGGGGCAATTTCACAAATTCGCTTCGCTGGAATCATGTTTACAGCAATCACCTTTTCGCCAATACATCCTTGATACTAAGCAGGTACACTTTTTTAGTTAAGGATAAGAGATCAACACAAAATGAAGATGAAAGTTTTAAGGAAAACTACAACTATCAATTTAGATCAGGTATTCGTGATTTCTCCCTTAAAACAGAATTTGACTGGATTCCTGATGCTAAACATTACTTGAAATTTGGAATGGAAACCTCACTTCATCACACCAAACCTGGCAGCGAACTGTACCGAAACAACGATCAAGACGAACAAAACACATCTAACGATCAAATTATCAGTTCAAAAGAAATAATTTTATTTGGAGAATGCCAGATTCAATTCGGCAAAAAATTCCTTGTAAATATAGGATCGCGTTGGAGTAGCTTTATTGTTGAAGGAACCTACTACTCTACTCTCGAACCTAGGTTTAGTACACAATATCATTTGAATCCAAAATGGACCCTTACGGGAAGTTTTTCCCAAATGACTCAATATCTTCATCTGGTCACTACCAGCTCTTTAAGTCTGCCTACCGACCTTTGGTTGCCGGTAACCAGCAAAATTAAGCCTATCGACTCATTTCAATATACCGGTGGAACGAATTATTCCATTTCCAAATCAGTAAAGTTCTCAGCAGAATACTATCACAAATTATCCCGCAATGTTTTGGAATTCAGCGATGCTTCCTTTTTCCAAAACGTAGGTGCCGACTGGGAAAAGATGGTTGTAGCAGGAAAATCATGGAGCAAAGGATTGGAATTTAACCTGAGTAAAACCAATGGCAAAACTACGGGTAATATGGCCTATACACTTTCCAAATCGCATGTAAAATATCCAGAAATAAATTCGGGTAAAACATTTGCTTCTCCTTACGATCGCCGTCACGATTTTTCGGTACTTTTCAATCAAAAATTAAGTAAGAAGGTCGATTTTTCTATAGCCTGGGTGTATGGAAGCGGTTTACCTGCAACACTTTCCTCAACAAATGTGAATGCGGTTTCCCCTTACTCCCCCGGAAGTATATCTTCAGTACCCATTTTTTCACATCGAAATGGATTTAGATTGCCAGACTATCACAGAATGGATTTTTCAATCAATTTCAGAAAATTTAAGAAACATGGAATAAGAACATGGAACCTAAGTATTAATAATGTGTACAACCGAAAAAATGCCAACTACGTTTCCATTAGCGAAAATCAAAACGAATTTGGTTCCACCACATATAGTTTAAAGCAGATTAGTCTGTTTTCTTTTCTTCCAAGTGTAAGTTATTCCTATAAATTTTAA